The window ctggttgtgaaCATGGTTCATATTAAGGTAACATAGTCGGttctttgcaaaagaaaaataggagtatttcacaacctagataggtcATGGCTGCCTATTGTGAAAGGTTGTAGTGTCAATCTGCATATTTCCTTGCCTTAAGGAAATAAATGACACTAATGTGGTACGGCACTAAGGGGATCTAACAGTGAGACAAGTCTTTATTGCTATTTACTGAAATACTATGTCCCCGtgaatattactccatctgtcccattaaaaatgaaacgttttccttttgagctattcaattaaaaatgacatagtactccctatgtccaattagaaatgaaacgtttttctttttagtttgtcccattaaaaatgaaacgtttcctaaaatggaaacatccctatctctactttttcatctctcttactttactctctcttcattaactcacaaaacaacactacataaaaaccTGTACCGATTCCcaaaaattgcatatttaatgagacggaggaagtatttcctaatatgtaaatatattaagtttcaatttttcatccTCTATTTAAGACTTGGATAATTTGATAAGCTTACCCACTCTAGATTAAAACAGAAGTTTGAGAAACAGAAGATTTGTCAAGTTTTGAAGGTCATCATCATGTGCAGAGAATTAACAAGCAACTTCTGCTCTTTAGAGAATCTTGAGGGTACGTATTTTATaggtagaattcatgttttagggtGGGTTTTATATGCCTATCAATAtgatttcattcaaattctttGCATGCAACAGTGATATTGCACGAATAGATTTAGTCTGAATAATCACTTAAATAAATCatatgttttgatttgtttgaaCTGTTCCCTCTGTCCAACTATAAGTgtggcgtttcttttcggtcGTTGTTTTGCgaagatgataataaatatttaaagtgacgataaagtaaagtaagagagaaaatataaaagagagtcttatctacattattttcttacttactttactttttctctattctaagtactccctccatcccaactaagttcagttaagaaattgtgttgaaaactGAAAAGTAAGAtaaaggaataaagtagaaaagatataaagagagtaaaataagtgacggaataaagtaaaagtgacTGGATGTTTtgttgactcaacttagttgggagttgggacatcccaaaaaggaatacaaccTAACTTAGTTggaacgaatggagtatttattattaatttcacaaaacaacggcaaaaaagaaacgtctcacttatagtggaacggagggagtataatatttcacTGCAAACCCGACACTATGACCATTGTGGAGTAGCTGTCGTTCGGACCTCTTGGGCAGGGTGACTTGGGCATTTGACTTGCCAACTAACACTTTCAACTGTCTTTCTCGCTCATTCATCTTTTAATACCTCAATTCCTTCAATCATCCCTTATTGAGATTTGATCACCCGGTGGAACATTAAAACTACACATTCTCTTGCATATTCATCAGTTTTAACCCGAAATCTCGAGCAGGACAACAAATGAAGcaataaatttcatcaacGATTCTGACATAAACCTCGTATTTGAGCCGTGCACGAATGCACAAGTTTCAAGATTAGATGTTTTAGCATTTAGGCTTGCATTTTCTAAATGGAACAGTTCTTCTTGGACGACACTCATCTCTCCTTGTGATTCTTGCCTCTTGatgcaagaaaaaaaagtgcacAACATGGTTTACCTGTGACCAACTTCGCCATAGTAAATAGTCATTATTAGAGAGGAAATCAAAGAATATCGAATCGTGTTCAACTGTTTTTGTTATGGCATGTTCTTGAATTCCAGAAGGACAAGTGCGGGTCATGTTGAACTGTTTTTGTAATGTCATAACCCTAAGTAGTGTGCCCATATCAAATACCGTACGTACCATCTCGACTGAAAGAAAACGTAAAAACCAAGTAAGCGATCTTAAATTTCTTACTTGTAATGCCTGAAGCTCTTTGAATGTCAAATAATCAGTCGTGCTAGAATAAATCCGGTGTTTTtcattccttttctttttcgaaCTTTGCTCGTAGAAATTTCTAACTGCTGAAGGATCAAATGGTCACATATACACAAAAATAGACAACTGTACATAGGctattttacattttgtaCAACAAAATTGAAACTGCGTCACCCCTGAATTGATGATAGAGGCTTAACCATCTTTAGTGAGTGACTTAGGActaaaaaagatttttttttaatttcttctataCTGGTTGAGATCGCGACTTTTCGTGGATATCCAAAACAAGCTCCTCCAGTTCGggaaaaattgatattagaaCAAGTTCGAGTATTCCATAGCCGAGTTGCTTCAGACAAACTGTGGACTGCAAGTGATTGAAGCAACGAGATTTAATGCCAGGCAAATAACAGTATACAAACACACACATGTACACATACTTTCATAGACAAGCATACAGGCGTACTTCTTGGCATAAGCCATGTAGGAAAGATGAGTGATATACCTGAAGAAAATAGTAGAGATCTCTAGTGCACCGTTTGTACTGTTTATGCCCGATCAAACTGACTAAAGTGGTTGGAGCACCATCTGCCAGGAGGAAGGGAATGAGATGGTGATATTCGCAATATTCACACGACAAGGAAGGTCAATCAAAATGAAAGTTTGGATAATATTATCATGCTGTCACAGGAACGGTTACATGCATAGCAAGCTTCCAGACAAAGCCCATAACCAGAAAATTCATCTTATAACATCATCTCCCAGTGACAACTAGAGGAGCTGGGGCAAGTGCTTTAATAACAAGGAAAAAAGATAGGGAAAAAACGGTTTAAGTAGATGCACACTAGAGAAACCAGCTAGCTGTCTGTGCAAAATGAGATATATACACTGAGTAATGTAACAAAGTTGAATAGAAGTCATGGATATCAACAGAAAGATGTGAGTACATGTGGCAAAATATATGGGACCATCCAGGGAATCAAGAAACACAAGGAAGATTGAGGAGGTTGTATAGCCGAATTATCTGTCCAACTTATTGGCTAAATTAGCATCAgcttactactactacattcCTAACTTAGCCAACTGCATTTGTAGTATACAATACAATAGAAAAACATTTGtctcaaaaaaaatagaggaaATAACCAAGATACTTACTCAATAACGTATTTTTCACAAAGCTAGCTCTGCGGGCAGCTTCCAGCTGTTGCTCAAAAGACCCTGATTGAGTAGCTCTCATACCACCTGCTTGTTTTGTAGTTTGCTGAGATTTTTGTGTAGTTtccaaattattttgttgagcGCGCAATCTTAGGAAGAATGTGCCTTCCGGCCAGAGAATCTAGTGAGAAAACGATAAAGGTTCTTCTCAGAGCaggaaaaacagagcaacaaaatcaaaatattgaagATTAGTTGAGTTACATATAAAAAGGCAGTTTTTTGCTGATATAACCTAAAAATAGATTACTCAGTATTTGGGAATATTAATCctattataagaaaaatataacattaaCAATGTAAAAGCTGCAGTCCTccaattcattaatttgttcAACTAGAAAGTGGCTGGAAGCTCAAGTGTATATCATCAGATTGACACAGAAAAAGTGAGCTTCTCTCATGCAACACAGTGGACTGGTAGCAATCAGAACACAAATGCTAAATATCAGAGTCCTGCTAAGTAGAAACTACTCAACAATCAACATCAGGAAAACagaattatagtactatattaaaataaaaacttacaTCCTGGACCCATCGAATCCCTTGTGCAACAACATCCCCTCTACGGAGCCACTGGATTTGCCTTAAAAGCCAGTCATCAATGGCATCTTCCATGACTAACTGCagtatttgttttgatatcCAAAATACCTGTCTCCTACATCAGAgaatatacaaaattataaatcttaaGGATTAGAGTATCAGCTTCACAACAGCATGTTTTTTACAAGTATAAGTCAGTAGATACATCAGTTGattgcataatttaaaaaacgagtgaatttaaaaaatgatccCTGATGCCAGCTCCACCAACTATAAGTACTTCAGTTGCATTTCTTTGTTCTTAGTAGTGACACTTCGTTTCCTTGtccttattctattttactttgtttattTCTCTATATTCGTACATGTGGGAAAATATATGGGACCAAATTCATAAAATGGCCATATGTTTAAGATTAAAATAGACTTTAGTCTTTAACTACTTATGAATTAGTATTCAAATTAGGTAAATAATTACTtgcgttgaccgttagttttgtGACGGCGCCGTCCAAAAAGAACCGTTTCCGTTTGTTTgagattcaaaaataaaaaagtaaatgttttaGACCAAAAATGAACTTTAGTCTACTTTTTACCATTATCTCTTTTTTGAGTAAGTTTGTGTGTGaaaaatcaacatattaaCATTTTCAGCAGAAATTATATAGATAAGCTTTGAGTTTCTTCATGCAGGTTCTGAAGTCAATGTGCCAAACAGGTCATAGAATATATATTCACTTAGTGCTAACGCAAATTGACACACAATCAATAATGTTAAAAGAAATATCACCTCAGCCAGCCCCTTCTTTTGAGTTGAAATACATTATCAACTAAATTCAGAACAGGAACGCTTAAATTTGGCGGCACCCACTGCAAGGAACATTTTATGTCAATCAGACAATGCATTACCAAGACCATGAAACATTGATATATAATGCTTAACAGACTCATATATAACAATAGCATAGTCCCTTACGTATCTCCAGCCCTTGGAGTAAATAAAAGAGTAACAAGATATTGAGAGGGTGGtgcattaaataatattttatgcaaaCTAACATTTCCAATAAATCAGTTTGAATATGGTCCGAATATTATAGTAGAAACAACACAAGATCATGAGGAGAAGGGTGATGACCAATAAACAAACATGAACAAAAGGATATGGGAAGTACCTCTGGGGGCACCGCAGTTAGAGCATCTTGTGGAGTGGATGATACCACTAAACTAGACTCCAGATATCTATCAGAGTTTGATTCAGATTTCAACCTCACATTTCGCATTTCATCTGAGTTGAAGTTACTGACTTCTGCATCATGTTTAACAACCTTATGTGGTAACCCCTCTGAGGTTGACTCGTGGTCTGAATGCCACCCTCTATTTCGGCTTGCAGCTTCAACGTCCCGATCCCCAAGGTTTAGATCTTTCTCACTTTCGTCATTGTCTGAGAAACTGTTAGTCGACTCTGACATACTAGGCCTGATGGCCAATTTATTCATATCATCAGCATTATAGAGCAAGTTTTTGCTTGTAACAGAAGAACCTTCTCCAGCTAAAGATGAGGGTGAGCCAGCTACTTTCATCAAAAGGCCATCGGAAACCCCTTTGAATTGACGTAATATATCATCCACAGCATCGTCAACATTAACTGTTTTGATAAGAATATTTcgtaaataaattttaaaattaagtgtCAGAAAGCAATATTGAAAACAAGAAGGTCAGGTCCCATGAAAATGTTGAGTACGGAGCCTGAAAAGAAGTTGATCAATCCACGATCACAGCAACGGTTTAGCATTTGTACTGTTTACATTTGGTCCAGCCCAATTCCTATAGGGATAGGAATAAGGATTACCTAAAATTATCCTCTTCATTGTAAACTGTATCTGAAAATTATACTCCGTGTAGTGAAATGTCTGGCTTAGCATCGCCCTCAGATATACGTAGATACACATCGTATTGAAAAGGTAAACAATTCTTGTGTTTATTTCGTTTATGTTTGTGCTATCTGTGTTTATTTTCTAACAGAAAATGTGAAGGCCTAACTTTTGACTAACAATTCACTCTTCAAAGCATCTAGTTTATATAAGACTCCATGACACGTATGATAGAACGAACTGATCATTAAGTTGGATATGAGTATTTATAAACAATGtagttgaaaatgaaactctTTAGCCAGTTTACAACCAACAAAGGATGATAGTGAAGGAACAAGCTATTATTGTTAAAGAATCTAATGAAGCATCATAGAGCATACAGATAGACTAATTGAACTTTCATAGACAAGTGAATACCTGAAAACGATCCAACAAAGAGAAGGCACATACCTGCCAGAGATCTCATCACTGACGTAGATTTCCCAAAAGAGTAATTCTTCATTGATGAAAAACTATAATTAGTTCAGAAGCCATACTAAATGTATATGCTTTGAACAGATAACTAAATGCATACCTTGGAGGAGGCACTAAGAAAATCCCACACTTCGTGTTGCTCAGCTACATTAGCAATTGATAAGAGATCCTATTAAAGACAGAACATTAGTAGAGAAAGCAAGAACATTGTCTCTGTACCAGAAGGACTAAATAATTCATACTTGAAGATACTTGTCTAGCTGAATACAACGTTGATGGACAAAAGCATCCTCTGTACTTGAAGAGAATATCCTTTTGGGAGGCAAATGTAATGTATAATTGGCAATATCCTTAAGATGCCTATGCAATCTCTCAAAGTTCCGATACCTGTAGATAAAGTACCCCAGCAAGAGGAATTAACTATcgataataaataatcaatccAAAAACTTTCACATGGTGATGAAGCCAGTGCAGTTGCAAGCGCTGAGCTACACTTCATTGCGCACCATATTAGGTGCTGGCCTCACTGTTAgagtttttttattcatttttagtttttatgcAATATTTTTCTGCCCATATACTGTCAGAATCCAAATTGTAACATCAAATTTAACAAAACAGATAAAAACTGCTCATATGCGTAGATGCCTAGGCCATTTTTTGTAACATTGGTTACAACTTTCAAGACAAAGCAGCAATATGttataaacataattttttagtcTAAAATTGCGACGAAAATGTACCTCCTTTTCACAAACCAGGTGGTTCCATTAGCATCTGTAACAGCGATTGAGTAAACTGCAAAAGATGTCGAACCAAGTTTCTCAAAGTATGCTCCAATAACCTGCAGCATCAAGGATCTCTCATCACCCAATGCATAGACTATCCCCAGGCAACAGTAAATAAAGGTGGTCTAGAAATGCACTGACAAGCTAAAGGTGTAGCACATAACAATTAATGCAATTCCACTATGGAGAAACCACAAGTGACATAATTATTTGCCTATATTAGTTAGATGCCGACTCTTTAACATAACGAATTAAACAGTACTACAGTTAGAAGAGTTGCAGCATACGAAATGAACACTTCATTTCCAGAAAAGTTAATCCTGTAAAGCTAGTTTTTCATGAAtagtaatttctttttcaatatataagtAAAGTTGCGCAACACATAAATAATTCACTGCCATACCCGACATCTAAGCTTTGAAGCATGCACTCCTTCATGACGTAATACAATGTCTGATTTGCTCATCAGGTTATGTACATTAAGTTTATTACCATCTGCACTGTAGAACTCATTAATGATAGGTGTACTGCCTTCACTTGTATACATATCTTCCCGGTTTAACTGAACTGTCAAGGCAGAGGTGCTGTTTGATCTTTTAAGCTTATTTCTGTTTTCATGGGAAATAACAGCAGGGCTATCCAGTTCATACACTGAAGATCTTCCTTTTGGAACCACCTCCATATTATGCTCTTGGTAAGTGCTTAAAGCATCAACATTCAGGCTAGTGGACTGCGATTCCTGCAGGGGCCTGGGAGGTAGCTGCATGGAAACTTTGTCCTCTATTCGAGGATATTGTCCAGGCTTCTGTTTGGGTACTTCAGTCACCAAATCCTGTGTAGGTGATGGGCCATTAACTGAATCTGGAACTCCTGAAGCCTGAACACCTCGAGCAGCCTTTTTCtggattttctttttgtagtTTCTTCCAATAGTCCACATGTTTTCAAGATTTTCAGGCATAAGAACTTCTGTTCTTCTCTGAGTTGCAGCCTCAAACTGTTTAGCCCACTCACCATGTCGTATATGAGTTGGTTCACTCTCACTCATACTAGAT is drawn from Salvia hispanica cultivar TCC Black 2014 chromosome 6, UniMelb_Shisp_WGS_1.0, whole genome shotgun sequence and contains these coding sequences:
- the LOC125195803 gene encoding uncharacterized protein LOC125195803 isoform X1, which gives rise to MSRAMESIQDLIEEAKLRTVWWSLCIFAVSYILTHSSKSMLMNIPIAILLVSGLRILLNEVEFRWKVRNNRTASYLSHLEKKQLSVNDSRLTTPLPTKKWKRKIDSPPVEAAIEDFVNKLLHDFVTDLWYSEITPDREAPELIYAIVMDVLGEVSARIKELNLVDLLTRDVVDLIGEHLDLFRRNQAAIGADVMGTLSSEERDERLKHHLLASKELHPALISPESEYKVLQRLMAGLLAVVLRPREAQCPLVRCIARELLTCLVVQPLLNFASPSYINELIEYIILAYNNEGFSGSSSDQSPNAGGHNPDHQVSRELGQSSDSNLRKRSSLNNQEASLSLARLDHDKVLDSGSSGNPLSSMSESEPTHIRHGEWAKQFEAATQRRTEVLMPENLENMWTIGRNYKKKIQKKAARGVQASGVPDSVNGPSPTQDLVTEVPKQKPGQYPRIEDKVSMQLPPRPLQESQSTSLNVDALSTYQEHNMEVVPKGRSSVYELDSPAVISHENRNKLKRSNSTSALTVQLNREDMYTSEGSTPIINEFYSADGNKLNVHNLMSKSDIVLRHEGVHASKLRCRVIGAYFEKLGSTSFAVYSIAVTDANGTTWFVKRRYRNFERLHRHLKDIANYTLHLPPKRIFSSSTEDAFVHQRCIQLDKYLQDLLSIANVAEQHEVWDFLSASSKNYSFGKSTSVMRSLAGMCLLFVGSFSVNVDDAVDDILRQFKGVSDGLLMKVAGSPSSLAGEGSSVTSKNLLYNADDMNKLAIRPSMSESTNSFSDNDESEKDLNLGDRDVEAASRNRGWHSDHESTSEGLPHKVVKHDAEVSNFNSDEMRNVRLKSESNSDRYLESSLVVSSTPQDALTAVPPEWVPPNLSVPVLNLVDNVFQLKRRGWLRRQVFWISKQILQLVMEDAIDDWLLRQIQWLRRGDVVAQGIRWVQDILWPEGTFFLRLRAQQNNLETTQKSQQTTKQAGGMRATQSGSFEQQLEAARRASFVKNTLLNGAPTTLVSLIGHKQYKRCTRDLYYFLQSTVCLKQLGYGILELVLISIFPELEELVLDIHEKSRSQPV
- the LOC125195803 gene encoding uncharacterized protein LOC125195803 isoform X2; translation: MSRAMESIQDLIEEAKLRTVWWSLCIFAVSYILTHSSKSMLMNIPIAILLVSGLRILLNEVEFRWKVRNNRTASYLSHLEKKQLSVNDSRLTTPLPTKKWKRKIDSPPVEAAIEDFVNKLLHDFVTDLWYSEITPDREAPELIYAIVMDVLGEVSARIKELNLVDLLTRDVVDLIGEHLDLFRRNQAAIGADVMGTLSSEERDERLKHHLLASKELHPALISPESEYKVLQRLMAGLLAVVLRPREAQCPLVRCIARELLTCLVVQPLLNFASPSYINELIEYIILAYNNEGFSGSSSDQSPNAGGHNPDHQVSRELGQSSDSNLRKRSSLNNQEASLSLARLDHDKVLDSGSSGNPLSSMSESEPTHIRHGEWAKQFEAATQRRTEVLMPENLENMWTIGRNYKKKIQKKAARGVQASGVPDSVNGPSPTQDLVTEVPKQKPGQYPRIEDKVSMQLPPRPLQESQSTSLNVDALSTYQEHNMEVVPKGRSSVYELDSPAVISHENRNKLKRSNSTSALTVQLNREDMYTSEGSTPIINEFYSADGNKLNVHNLMSKSDIVLRHEGVHASKLRCRVIGAYFEKLGSTSFAVYSIAVTDANGTTWFVKRRYRNFERLHRHLKDIANYTLHLPPKRIFSSSTEDAFVHQRCIQLDKYLQDLLSIANVAEQHEVWDFLSASSKNYSFGKSTSVMRSLAVNVDDAVDDILRQFKGVSDGLLMKVAGSPSSLAGEGSSVTSKNLLYNADDMNKLAIRPSMSESTNSFSDNDESEKDLNLGDRDVEAASRNRGWHSDHESTSEGLPHKVVKHDAEVSNFNSDEMRNVRLKSESNSDRYLESSLVVSSTPQDALTAVPPEWVPPNLSVPVLNLVDNVFQLKRRGWLRRQVFWISKQILQLVMEDAIDDWLLRQIQWLRRGDVVAQGIRWVQDILWPEGTFFLRLRAQQNNLETTQKSQQTTKQAGGMRATQSGSFEQQLEAARRASFVKNTLLNGAPTTLVSLIGHKQYKRCTRDLYYFLQSTVCLKQLGYGILELVLISIFPELEELVLDIHEKSRSQPV